From a single Deinococcus fonticola genomic region:
- a CDS encoding haloacid dehalogenase-like hydrolase, whose translation MICITDLEGTLTSGSVETALERYRQAGQQVRTPAELGEWIVDQELWPKRTPLVELLRLRDAEQVRVIICSTTRAAVLEAFSRRLRAEPLAIAAGTAGRAVPAPSSEGRHKAQQVRRYLRGARVDYAFTHSMEDLPLLDLAVRPCAVDPEPPLLRYAKAKAWRVLTFAGSSGLIL comes from the coding sequence GTGATCTGCATAACCGACCTGGAAGGTACGCTGACCAGCGGAAGCGTCGAAACGGCCCTGGAACGCTACCGCCAGGCCGGGCAGCAGGTTCGCACTCCGGCGGAGCTGGGCGAATGGATCGTGGACCAGGAACTGTGGCCCAAGCGCACGCCCCTGGTCGAACTGCTGCGGCTGCGCGACGCCGAGCAGGTGCGCGTGATCATCTGCTCGACCACGCGGGCCGCCGTGCTGGAAGCCTTCAGCCGCCGCCTGCGGGCCGAACCCCTGGCGATTGCGGCCGGGACAGCGGGCCGGGCGGTTCCCGCGCCGAGCAGTGAAGGTCGCCACAAAGCGCAGCAGGTGCGCCGCTACCTGCGCGGTGCGCGGGTGGATTATGCCTTTACCCACAGCATGGAGGACTTGCCGCTGCTCGACCTCGCAGTGCGACCCTGTGCAGTCGACCCGGAGCCGCCTCTCCTGAGGTACGCCAAAGCAAAAGCGTGGCGCGTCCTGACCTTCGCAGGATCATCCGGGCTCATCCTCTGA